A region from the Tigriopus californicus strain San Diego chromosome 9, Tcal_SD_v2.1, whole genome shotgun sequence genome encodes:
- the LOC131887105 gene encoding acidic phospholipase A2 PA4-like, which translates to MADNMVWTVKISVIHLVVFSIVLLLIECPVFDALTEKRPKDRLDSSGFHGIRRKRTSGQPSSFMTVMRMPGTNWCGRGSRADRFEDLGAFGAADRCCRQHDLECPAHIPPLGTKYGLYNWRVYPMLHCSCDNRFRSCLKMANTASADTVGRMFFNVIRTQCFTLTQHPVCVERSWWGNCIQYEEQLQAVNKAPIPY; encoded by the exons ATGGCAGACAACATGGTGTGGACTGTAAAGATTAGTGTTATTCATCTTGTTGTGTTTTCCATCGTATTGCTATTAATTGAATGTCCAGTTTTCGATGCGCTAACCGAGAAAAGACCAAAAGACAGACTTGACTCATCAGGATTTCATGGGATCAG ACGCAAAAGGACGTCAGGACAGCCTTCGTCATTCATGACTGTCATGAGGATGCCGGGAACAAATTGGTGTGGGCGAGGATCTCGTGCCGATCGTTTTGAGGATCTTGGAGCATTTGGAGCAGCGGATCGATGTTGCCGTCAACATGACTTGGAATGCCCGGCTCATATTCCACCCCTGGGCACAAAGTATGGATTGTACAATTGGAGAGTCTACCCCATGCTTCATTGCTCTTGTGACAATCG GTTTCGGAGCTGTTTAAAAATGGCCAATACGGCAAGTGCAGATACGGTGGGTCGAATGTTTTTCAATGTGATCCGAACTCAGTGTTTTACCTTGACCCAACATCCCGTTTGCGTGGAACGAAGTTGGTGGGGCAACTGCATACAATACGAGGAACAACTTCAGGCTGTGAATAAAGCTCCCATTCCGTATTAG